The sequence GCGAGCATCTGGCCGATCGACAGGTCGGAGAACAACACCGTGAGCATCGCCGCCGCGCGGAAGATGTCGATACCGAACTGGAACAGCAACCCACTGGCGCGGTTGGAAGCGTCGGTTTTCCACTGCGAGTTGACTGCGTAATTGCGCACTTCCTGCGCACGCAGGCCGAGTCGCCCGAGGAAAAAGCCCTGACGGTTGCCGGCGCGGATTTCCTGAATCGCATCAAGGGTTTCGCTCAGCGCCTGAGTGAAGCGCGCGGTACTGTCGTTCTCGAGTTTCTTCAGGTGCTTGACCCGCTTGCCCAACTGCACCGTGGCGTAGATCACCAACGGGTTGAACAGCAGAATCAGCAGTGCCAGTTTCCAGTGCATCCACATCAGGATGCTCGCGGTACCGACCAGTGTCAGCATCGCCACCAGAAAACGGCTGAGGGTTTCGCCGACGAATTTGTCGAGGGTATCCAGATCGGTGACCAGATGCGTGGTCACTGTGCCGCTGCCCAGGCTTTCGTATTCGCCGAGGGAAATCCGCTTGAGCCGCTCAATCAGGCGCACACGGATGCGGTAAACGATGTCCTTGGCCAGCCGCGCAAACAGCCGTGCCTGCAACACGCCAAAACACAAGGCGCTGCAACGCAACGTCAGGGTGACCACCAGCATCAGGCCGATGTAACCCGCCGCTTGTTGCCACATGCCCGGCAGCATGTGGTTCATGACTTTCAGTGCGGAATCACCGTGGCCGAGCAGAACTTCGTCCACCAGCAACGGCAGCAGCAACGGAATCGGCACACTGCACAGCGTCGCCAGAACGGCCACGCCATTAGCGATCCACAGGGATTTTTTGTGTGTGAGTGCCAGTCGCCGGACTTCTGCCCAGCTCAGCCGGTCGACACGCTTTACGGCTGGCGTGTCATCGGCCAGATCAGACACAGGCCGCGCGTTCCAGCCAGCGGCCGAGCAATGGCGACAGCTCGCTGAGCGATTGATAGCCGTTGGTCAGCAGCGCCATTTGGCCGTTGCGCTCGGCCAGCAGGGTCGGAAAACCGGCGATGCCAAGATCCTGCACCCAACTGAAATCGGCCTGAGTCGCTTTGTGTTGATCGGCATGATCGAACAACGCCGCGAATTCGATGCGCGGCACACCGGCCTTTTCTGCCAACTCGACCAGCACGCTGGCCTGGGTGACATCGCGACCTTCAGCGTAAAACGCCTGCTGGATCAGCCCGACCAGTTTCCACGCGCAATCCGGCGCCAGGCTGCGCGCAGTGACGATCGCCCGGCAGGCCGGCTCAGTGTCATAGACAAAACCATCGGGCAATGCACCGTCGAACTTGAACGCCTG comes from Pseudomonas sp. RU47 and encodes:
- a CDS encoding ABC transporter ATP-binding protein, with translation MSDLADDTPAVKRVDRLSWAEVRRLALTHKKSLWIANGVAVLATLCSVPIPLLLPLLVDEVLLGHGDSALKVMNHMLPGMWQQAAGYIGLMLVVTLTLRCSALCFGVLQARLFARLAKDIVYRIRVRLIERLKRISLGEYESLGSGTVTTHLVTDLDTLDKFVGETLSRFLVAMLTLVGTASILMWMHWKLALLILLFNPLVIYATVQLGKRVKHLKKLENDSTARFTQALSETLDAIQEIRAGNRQGFFLGRLGLRAQEVRNYAVNSQWKTDASNRASGLLFQFGIDIFRAAAMLTVLFSDLSIGQMLAVFSYLWFMIGPVEQLLNLQYAYYAAGGALARINELLARADEPQYPGGVDPFKGRDTVGIQVQGLSFGYGDELVLDQLNLSIAPGEKVAIVGASGGGKSTLVQLLLGLYTPLSGTIRFGGSSQQEIGLDTVRENVAVVLQHPALFNDTVRANLTMGRTRSDEACWQALEIAQLEATIRALPKGLDSIVGRSGVRLSGGQRQRLAIARMILAEPKVVILDEATSALDAATEYNLHQAMARFLNGRTTLIIAHRLSAVKQADRVLVFDGGQVAEDGDHQQLIADGGLYAKLYGHLQQIQRP
- a CDS encoding DsbA family protein; translated protein: MSARLLYVMDPMCSWCWGFAPVAKALVEQAQAAGVELHLVVGGLRTGSGSALEPTTRRYILEHWQAVTEATGQAFKFDGALPDGFVYDTEPACRAIVTARSLAPDCAWKLVGLIQQAFYAEGRDVTQASVLVELAEKAGVPRIEFAALFDHADQHKATQADFSWVQDLGIAGFPTLLAERNGQMALLTNGYQSLSELSPLLGRWLERAACV